A region of Vicinamibacteria bacterium DNA encodes the following proteins:
- a CDS encoding efflux RND transporter periplasmic adaptor subunit: protein TVNKKLVLLVSALAMAGCVSHEPVEQPPQGVRAKKIEAAQGATSGLRYSAVVMPDAQVPLAFRIPGYVVSIKEVRGQDGRMREIAEGDPVRRGDALARIRSTEYEDQVHQATSQAEAVEAAAIRAQLDWERATRLYEAQSLTKPEYDAARAQYDATQAELRAARAQTSETETALGDTTLLAPFDGEILEKAVELGAYVGPGIPTFAVADTDPVKIVVGVPDTTVRSLEVGQRVAVSVDAFPSETFRARISRISSAADPRTRNFEAEVAIPNPEHLLKVGMIGSLQFLDGVVEQQPSVLLVPLEAIVQGPEGGYGVFVVSKSSEGVVAELTPVEVGAVEGNEIRVVDGLAPGVTVVTAGSTLLKDGQRVEVLK from the coding sequence TGACCGTGAATAAGAAGCTAGTACTCCTCGTTTCAGCGCTGGCAATGGCCGGCTGCGTTTCCCACGAGCCCGTGGAGCAGCCGCCGCAGGGCGTCCGGGCAAAGAAGATCGAGGCGGCGCAGGGCGCGACCTCCGGCCTGCGCTACTCCGCCGTGGTGATGCCGGACGCTCAGGTGCCGCTCGCGTTCCGGATCCCCGGCTACGTCGTCTCCATCAAAGAGGTGCGGGGGCAGGACGGCAGGATGCGCGAGATCGCGGAGGGCGATCCCGTGCGTCGTGGGGACGCGCTGGCGCGGATCCGGAGCACCGAGTACGAAGACCAGGTGCACCAGGCGACATCCCAGGCCGAAGCCGTCGAAGCCGCCGCCATCAGAGCCCAGCTCGACTGGGAGCGCGCTACCCGCCTCTACGAGGCCCAGAGCCTCACCAAGCCCGAGTACGACGCGGCGCGCGCTCAGTATGACGCCACGCAGGCGGAGCTGAGAGCGGCCCGGGCGCAGACGAGCGAGACGGAGACGGCGCTCGGCGACACGACGCTCCTCGCTCCTTTCGATGGCGAGATCCTGGAGAAGGCGGTGGAGCTGGGCGCCTACGTCGGCCCGGGGATCCCCACGTTCGCCGTTGCCGATACGGATCCGGTCAAGATCGTCGTCGGCGTTCCGGACACGACGGTCCGCTCGCTCGAAGTGGGCCAGCGGGTGGCGGTGTCGGTCGACGCCTTTCCGAGCGAGACCTTTCGCGCTCGCATCAGCCGGATCTCGTCGGCGGCCGATCCCAGGACGCGCAACTTCGAGGCCGAGGTCGCGATCCCGAACCCCGAGCACCTGCTCAAGGTGGGAATGATCGGTTCGCTGCAATTCCTGGACGGCGTCGTGGAACAGCAGCCGTCCGTGCTCCTGGTGCCGCTCGAGGCCATCGTTCAAGGCCCGGAGGGTGGGTACGGGGTGTTCGTGGTCTCGAAATCGAGCGAGGGGGTCGTCGCCGAGCTCACCCCGGTCGAAGTCGGTGCGGTCGAGGGAAACGAGATCCGGGTCGTCGACGGACTCGCTCCGGGGGTCACGGTCGTCACCGCCGGGTCGACCTTGCTCAAGGACGGACAGCGCGTGGAGGTGCTGAAGTGA